The Streptomyces sp. NBC_00440 genome contains a region encoding:
- a CDS encoding VOC family protein — translation MGLAMRVVEIECSDPLELGKFWSGVLQAPIGPGTDGVHIASPGDEHPMSLYLVEERGSDRPRSRTSLWLNPMQGSLADEVSRLTGLGAVVIEKRWTMETFGLGVVVMADPEGNEFCVESSDREVAEAVEKLEDDSDDADESATEVTGDWVSVSFSGIKR, via the coding sequence ATGGGTCTAGCAATGCGTGTGGTCGAAATCGAGTGCTCTGATCCTCTGGAACTGGGGAAGTTTTGGAGCGGCGTACTGCAAGCTCCGATCGGCCCTGGCACAGACGGCGTTCATATCGCGTCTCCCGGGGACGAACATCCGATGTCGCTCTACCTTGTTGAAGAGCGGGGCTCTGATCGCCCGCGAAGCCGGACGAGTCTGTGGCTGAATCCCATGCAGGGGTCGCTCGCAGACGAGGTTTCCAGGCTGACGGGCCTTGGGGCTGTTGTCATCGAAAAGCGCTGGACCATGGAGACCTTCGGGCTTGGCGTTGTCGTCATGGCCGACCCTGAAGGTAACGAATTTTGCGTTGAGTCCAGTGACCGTGAAGTTGCCGAAGCAGTGGAGAAGCTCGAAGACGATTCCGACGATGCGGATGAATCGGCGACCGAGGTGACCGGCGACTGGGTTTCAGTATCGTTCTCCGGGATTAAGCGGTAA
- a CDS encoding cupin domain-containing protein has product MNTNMNTAMDTNVNAADIREITVGAGEEVRPQWPAGDASENWSETEWRVFGDEAQGRFFGGAWQGAPGTLRLDYPYDEVCVMLTGRIALVDNAGGRREFGAGQAFFVPRGFSGSWITIEESQKVFIALGPFSNTNTAQNPTGNALQP; this is encoded by the coding sequence TTGAACACCAACATGAACACAGCCATGGACACGAACGTGAACGCCGCGGACATTCGCGAGATCACCGTCGGAGCAGGCGAGGAGGTCCGCCCGCAGTGGCCCGCCGGCGACGCCAGCGAGAACTGGTCCGAGACCGAGTGGCGCGTCTTCGGCGACGAGGCCCAGGGCCGGTTCTTCGGAGGCGCCTGGCAGGGCGCCCCCGGAACCCTGCGCCTGGACTACCCCTACGACGAGGTGTGCGTCATGCTCACCGGCCGCATCGCTCTGGTCGACAACGCAGGCGGGCGCCGCGAATTCGGCGCCGGACAGGCATTCTTCGTACCCCGCGGATTCAGCGGCTCCTGGATCACGATCGAAGAGTCACAGAAGGTCTTCATCGCCCTCGGCCCCTTCTCCAACACCAACACCGCACAGAACCCCACCGGGAATGCCCTCCAGCCATGA
- a CDS encoding APC family permease gives MTASTGTGTAAETSSGQGLRANAISTRDLVFFVVAAAAPLTVLAGFLPMVFLLSGNIAPVGYLIAGITYALFAVGFTAMSRHVQDAGAFYAYIRLGLGEIIGSGAALVAYVGYTLGQIGFCAAAGLFASNALDTFLGLHVPWGVSAVVLGITVGVLSYCKVDIGARVLAVLLLAEVGILFVLAVAIIATGTPEGYSLTSFNPTHWHMSALGPLLVLTFIVYIGFEQTAIYSEEAKDARRTVPRATYIAVGLLTVVYAFMSWIILMGIGPTRLASGVSSDPTNVIFNVNRDFVGSLSTDVMQILVVTSFFAGVLALQNAGTRYLYTMAREGLVLQKFTRTSPTSGSPTTAAIAQAAISVIAIAVFALLRFDPYTQVVIWTNTPTLLAVLLLQIGTSVAAVLFFRKHVTGESLWHRWIAPGLSALLLSGVLVLVTVRLDLLTGLGIAGNTLICIPLILAFIFGAARGRHVRRLRRSGEPS, from the coding sequence GTGACAGCATCCACCGGCACCGGCACCGCTGCAGAAACCAGCTCCGGCCAGGGCCTGCGTGCCAACGCGATCTCGACCAGGGATCTGGTCTTCTTCGTCGTCGCAGCAGCCGCGCCCCTGACCGTGCTCGCCGGTTTCCTGCCCATGGTCTTCCTCCTGAGCGGGAACATCGCCCCGGTCGGCTACCTGATCGCCGGCATCACCTACGCCCTGTTCGCCGTCGGATTCACCGCGATGAGCCGCCACGTCCAGGACGCCGGAGCCTTCTACGCCTACATCCGGCTGGGCCTGGGCGAGATCATCGGCTCCGGCGCCGCCCTGGTCGCCTACGTCGGCTACACCCTGGGCCAGATCGGCTTCTGCGCCGCAGCGGGCCTCTTCGCCTCCAACGCCCTGGACACCTTCCTCGGCCTGCACGTCCCCTGGGGCGTCAGCGCAGTGGTCCTGGGCATCACAGTCGGCGTGCTGTCCTACTGCAAGGTCGACATCGGCGCACGCGTCCTGGCAGTGCTCCTGCTGGCCGAGGTCGGGATCCTGTTCGTGCTGGCCGTCGCGATCATCGCCACCGGCACGCCCGAAGGCTACTCCCTGACCTCATTCAACCCCACCCACTGGCACATGTCCGCGCTCGGACCACTTCTCGTACTCACCTTCATCGTCTACATCGGGTTCGAGCAGACCGCGATCTACAGCGAGGAAGCCAAGGATGCGCGCCGCACCGTACCCCGCGCCACCTACATCGCGGTCGGCCTGCTGACCGTCGTCTACGCCTTCATGTCCTGGATCATCCTCATGGGCATCGGCCCCACCCGCCTGGCATCCGGCGTCAGCAGCGACCCCACCAATGTGATCTTCAACGTCAACCGCGACTTCGTGGGCAGCCTCAGCACCGACGTCATGCAGATCCTCGTGGTCACCAGCTTCTTCGCCGGAGTCCTCGCCCTGCAGAACGCCGGCACCCGCTACCTCTACACCATGGCCCGAGAGGGCCTCGTCCTGCAGAAGTTCACCCGCACCTCACCCACCTCGGGCAGCCCCACCACCGCCGCCATCGCCCAGGCCGCGATCTCCGTGATCGCCATCGCCGTCTTCGCCCTGCTGCGGTTCGACCCCTACACGCAGGTCGTCATCTGGACCAACACACCCACCCTGCTCGCCGTCCTGCTCCTGCAGATCGGCACCTCAGTGGCCGCCGTCCTCTTCTTCCGCAAGCACGTCACCGGCGAGAGCCTGTGGCACCGCTGGATCGCCCCCGGCCTGTCCGCCCTGCTGCTCAGCGGGGTCCTGGTCCTGGTCACCGTCCGGCTCGACCTGCTCACCGGACTGGGCATCGCCGGCAACACCCTCATCTGCATCCCCCTGATCCTCGCGTTCATCTTCGGCGCGGCCCGAGGACGACACGTACGCCGACTGCGCCGCTCAGGAGAACCGAGTTGA
- the add gene encoding adenosine deaminase, whose protein sequence is MSRLAHLTSEESDEFTRRLPKVELHCHLAGMLRPGTLIELAAKYGIPLPDTTPEGVYDPCHQPHAVASLNLLDAVISCIKDRDDFARVAHEALVDSSRASNLKYMEIFFNPAQHAAFWATPYADMADGLIEGMREAERETGVKGRFIASINREQSPAVATQLVRDVIDNPRDEIVGIGMDANEALGPPEAFQEAYELAGRHRLRRTAHAGEWAFPRNVATSIETLGCDRIDHGYFIAAEPVLLQRAKDSGLHFTCCWSTSLYHGWPAGPQNPIVEMWRQGLSISLNSDDPQLDGSSVNRDYVAFRHAAGADTEQMKRLALDPIDHLWADEGERRDLRRQFNTEIQALESEFATPGAALTAPQGVHR, encoded by the coding sequence ATGTCCCGACTGGCCCACCTCACCTCCGAAGAGAGCGACGAGTTCACCCGTCGCCTGCCCAAGGTTGAGCTCCACTGCCACCTCGCCGGAATGCTGCGCCCCGGCACGCTGATCGAGCTGGCCGCCAAGTACGGCATCCCGCTGCCCGACACCACCCCCGAGGGGGTCTACGACCCCTGTCACCAGCCGCACGCGGTGGCCTCGCTGAACCTTCTTGACGCGGTCATCTCCTGTATCAAGGACCGGGACGACTTCGCCCGTGTCGCTCACGAGGCCCTGGTGGACAGCTCACGGGCCTCCAATCTCAAGTACATGGAGATCTTCTTCAACCCCGCGCAGCACGCGGCCTTCTGGGCCACCCCCTACGCAGACATGGCGGACGGCCTGATCGAGGGGATGCGCGAGGCGGAACGCGAGACCGGCGTCAAGGGCCGCTTCATCGCCTCCATCAACCGCGAGCAGTCACCCGCGGTGGCCACCCAGCTCGTCCGCGACGTGATCGACAACCCACGCGACGAGATCGTCGGCATCGGCATGGACGCCAACGAAGCACTCGGGCCGCCCGAGGCATTCCAGGAGGCATACGAACTCGCGGGCCGGCACAGACTGCGGCGCACCGCGCACGCGGGCGAGTGGGCCTTCCCCCGCAACGTCGCCACCAGCATCGAGACCCTGGGTTGCGACCGCATCGACCACGGTTACTTCATCGCCGCCGAGCCTGTCCTGCTGCAGCGCGCCAAGGACAGCGGACTGCACTTCACCTGCTGCTGGTCCACCAGCCTCTACCACGGCTGGCCCGCCGGACCCCAGAACCCGATCGTCGAGATGTGGCGCCAGGGCCTCAGCATCTCCCTCAACAGCGACGACCCCCAGCTGGACGGATCCTCGGTGAACCGGGACTACGTCGCCTTCCGGCACGCGGCCGGAGCGGACACCGAACAGATGAAGCGACTGGCTCTGGACCCCATCGACCACCTCTGGGCCGACGAGGGCGAACGGCGCGACCTGCGCCGGCAGTTCAACACCGAGATCCAGGCCCTGGAATCCGAGTTCGCCACGCCCGGGGCAGCGCTGACCGCCCCGCAAGGAGTGCACAGGTGA
- a CDS encoding TetR/AcrR family transcriptional regulator produces MPKIINHDERREQVAEATWRVIAKVGLEGATIRMIAGEAGHSTGAVHHYFANKDELILFAMDLTWQRTDERMARTSRTSTALQALSTTAAAVLPLDEERRQDVLVWLAFAARAVNDQNMATAHCEYYTRVRRHWRDLLTEGITDGSVRADIDVAAEANILTGLIDGVALQALFEPMTPAEMTAIVDHHIRTLARG; encoded by the coding sequence ATGCCGAAGATCATCAACCACGACGAACGCCGCGAGCAGGTGGCCGAGGCTACCTGGCGGGTCATCGCCAAGGTCGGCCTCGAAGGCGCGACGATCCGCATGATCGCGGGCGAGGCCGGCCACTCCACGGGGGCGGTCCACCACTACTTCGCCAACAAGGACGAGTTGATCCTCTTCGCGATGGACCTCACCTGGCAGCGCACCGACGAGCGCATGGCCCGCACATCACGGACCTCCACCGCACTCCAGGCACTGTCCACCACCGCGGCGGCGGTCCTGCCTTTGGATGAGGAACGCCGACAGGACGTCCTGGTCTGGCTCGCCTTCGCCGCCCGGGCCGTCAACGACCAGAACATGGCCACGGCCCACTGCGAGTACTACACCCGAGTCCGCCGGCACTGGCGCGACCTGCTCACCGAGGGCATCACCGACGGGAGCGTCCGCGCCGACATCGACGTCGCCGCCGAGGCCAACATCCTGACCGGCCTCATCGACGGAGTCGCCCTGCAGGCCCTGTTCGAGCCCATGACGCCTGCTGAGATGACCGCCATCGTCGACCACCACATCCGTACTCTGGCTCGTGGGTGA
- a CDS encoding GNAT family N-acetyltransferase, producing MSDMWTGEKIRLRGVEPEDWERFRDLAKHTVDVRNADLVAPPRSEESFRAWTAERAGRPPGGEAFRLVIETLADRAFAGSVTIGETDSRAGRFKTGIEITRDHRRKGYAAEATELILTYMFAEQRCNKCEVEVYAFNEASLALYHRLGFVEEGRLRQHEFFAGTYHDAVLLGITAADYWATHELPSLR from the coding sequence ATGAGTGACATGTGGACCGGCGAAAAGATACGTCTGCGAGGTGTCGAGCCGGAAGACTGGGAGAGGTTCCGCGATCTGGCCAAGCACACGGTCGATGTCCGCAACGCTGACCTGGTCGCCCCTCCTCGCTCAGAAGAGAGCTTTCGTGCCTGGACTGCTGAGCGTGCTGGGCGCCCACCAGGAGGAGAAGCCTTCCGGCTGGTCATTGAGACGCTGGCCGATCGCGCGTTCGCAGGCTCCGTGACCATCGGAGAAACCGACAGCCGTGCAGGACGATTCAAGACCGGGATCGAGATCACCCGTGATCACCGCCGCAAGGGCTACGCGGCTGAAGCCACTGAGCTGATCCTCACCTACATGTTCGCCGAGCAGCGATGCAACAAATGTGAGGTGGAAGTCTACGCATTCAACGAGGCTTCCCTCGCTCTCTATCACCGTCTGGGCTTCGTTGAAGAGGGGCGGCTACGCCAGCACGAATTCTTCGCCGGCACCTACCACGACGCGGTGCTGCTAGGCATCACCGCCGCCGATTACTGGGCCACGCACGAACTCCCATCATTGCGCTGA
- a CDS encoding IS481 family transposase, translating into MPHRNAPLTETGRLRLARCVVDDGWPLRRAAERFQVSPTTAQRWAGRYRRLGEAGMSDRSSRPHHSPRRTPTRTERRIIKVRLARRWGPARIAHLLGLVPSTVHRVLVRFGLARLSHLDRVTGRVIRRYERDRPGELVHVDIKKLGNIPDGGGHKALGRQAGRKTRSGAGYSYIHTAVDDHSRLAYSEIHTDEKKETATAFWQRAQTFFTHCGITVERVLTDNGACYKSYLWRETLAKAGITHKRTRPYRPQTNGKVERLNRTLLDEWAYAKPYRSEQERRDAFPRWLHSYNHHRGHTALKGQPPASRVPNLTGEYT; encoded by the coding sequence ATGCCTCACCGTAATGCACCTCTGACCGAGACCGGACGCCTGCGGCTGGCCCGCTGTGTGGTTGATGACGGATGGCCTCTGCGCCGGGCAGCGGAGCGGTTCCAGGTATCACCGACCACAGCCCAGCGGTGGGCCGGGCGCTATCGCCGGCTCGGCGAAGCGGGGATGAGCGACCGTTCCAGCCGCCCCCACCACAGCCCTCGACGCACGCCGACCCGGACCGAACGCCGGATCATCAAAGTCCGCCTCGCGAGGCGGTGGGGACCGGCCCGCATCGCACACCTGCTGGGCCTGGTGCCATCCACCGTGCACCGGGTGCTGGTTCGCTTTGGCTTGGCCCGGCTCAGCCATCTCGATCGGGTCACCGGCCGTGTCATACGCCGCTACGAACGCGACCGGCCCGGCGAACTCGTGCACGTGGACATCAAGAAGCTTGGCAACATTCCCGACGGGGGCGGTCACAAGGCCCTGGGCCGCCAGGCAGGCCGCAAGACCCGCTCCGGGGCCGGTTACAGCTATATCCATACCGCCGTCGACGACCACTCCCGTCTGGCTTACAGCGAGATCCACACGGACGAGAAGAAAGAGACCGCCACCGCGTTCTGGCAGCGGGCCCAGACCTTCTTCACCCACTGCGGGATCACCGTCGAACGGGTCCTGACCGACAACGGGGCGTGCTACAAGTCCTACCTCTGGCGCGAGACCCTGGCAAAGGCCGGGATCACCCACAAGCGCACCCGGCCCTACCGACCGCAGACCAACGGCAAGGTCGAACGACTCAACCGCACCCTGCTCGACGAGTGGGCCTACGCAAAGCCCTACCGCTCAGAGCAGGAACGACGTGACGCATTCCCCCGCTGGCTGCACTCCTACAATCACCACCGCGGACACACCGCGCTTAAGGGCCAACCACCCGCCAGCCGCGTCCCCAACCTCACGGGTGAATACACCTAG
- a CDS encoding cobalamin B12-binding domain-containing protein produces MTDAVTGITDEVRAAFDHHLTEADDEAAVALTVRLVEEGLSEEEVLLDLVAPAQIAVGSRWAAGEWTVAQEHSATHVSQQVVTAIAAVRPPDGNAPTGDIAVACSDGEWHTLAPRILSEVLRLRGFQVRFLGGHVPPARLISDLHSNGPDVVALSCTLPVRLPLADRLFEVCRTAGVPVLAGGPGFGPAGMWARTLGADLYAPDARCAAELLRTGWPPRRTGRPSVDDRSAETYAWLVQQRPALLRGLLERLPHGLALAADPADPQLDATVEQLGYLTDSLAAGVFVDDPRIFTDCLGFIRGYCSARCSSPDHLDTVVAAYASLLHDSPRTLAHVVAGQKWLAGPLGDGSG; encoded by the coding sequence ATGACGGATGCCGTAACGGGGATCACCGACGAGGTACGGGCCGCCTTCGACCACCATCTGACCGAAGCGGACGACGAGGCCGCCGTCGCACTGACCGTCCGCCTCGTGGAGGAAGGCCTGAGTGAGGAGGAGGTACTGCTCGATCTGGTGGCCCCCGCCCAGATCGCGGTGGGCTCCCGGTGGGCGGCCGGCGAGTGGACCGTGGCCCAGGAACACTCCGCCACCCACGTCAGCCAGCAGGTGGTCACCGCCATCGCCGCGGTCCGCCCTCCGGACGGCAACGCCCCCACGGGTGACATCGCCGTCGCCTGCAGCGACGGCGAGTGGCACACCCTCGCTCCGCGCATCCTTTCCGAGGTCCTGCGGTTGCGCGGCTTCCAGGTGCGCTTCCTCGGCGGTCATGTGCCTCCCGCTCGGCTGATCTCCGATCTGCACTCGAACGGACCGGACGTGGTGGCCCTCTCCTGCACCCTGCCGGTCCGCCTGCCGCTCGCGGACCGTCTCTTCGAGGTGTGCAGGACGGCAGGTGTACCCGTTCTGGCCGGCGGGCCCGGCTTCGGTCCTGCCGGTATGTGGGCCCGCACCCTGGGTGCGGACCTATACGCCCCCGACGCCCGGTGCGCAGCGGAGCTGCTGCGCACCGGGTGGCCACCTCGGCGGACGGGCAGGCCCTCGGTGGACGACCGGTCCGCCGAGACCTACGCGTGGCTCGTCCAGCAGCGCCCGGCACTGCTGCGGGGCCTGCTGGAGCGTCTGCCCCACGGACTCGCCCTCGCGGCCGACCCGGCGGATCCGCAGCTCGATGCCACTGTCGAGCAGCTGGGGTACCTGACGGATTCACTCGCTGCCGGGGTCTTCGTCGATGATCCGCGGATCTTCACCGACTGTCTCGGTTTCATCCGCGGTTACTGCTCGGCACGTTGCTCGTCGCCCGATCATCTAGACACGGTGGTGGCTGCCTATGCTTCCCTGCTGCACGACTCGCCCCGGACGCTCGCGCACGTCGTCGCCGGCCAGAAGTGGCTGGCCGGCCCGCTCGGCGACGGCTCGGGCTGA